The Macaca fascicularis isolate 582-1 chromosome 11, T2T-MFA8v1.1 genomic sequence TAATCAAGGACATATTCTTGCATTTACAGGAGTTTGTCCTTTTTTAGCACTACAGATAGGAGCGTCCTTGCTCCTCCAGGCAGCCCCTCCATAGGGGCAGTCCTGTGCTGCTGTGACTCGGCACCCACACAAGGTGAGTCTGGGGACCGCCCGGACCCGCCCTTCCTTCGGCGGCAGCGCCACCTGGCGGCGGTGGTGCCGTGGTGCGCGAGGCGCTGGGCCTGGGCTGGGCGCTGAGTCTACTGGAGCTGCAGGCGTCTGCAGAGCCTTGCACTCTCCCCTCGAGGGCTGGCGGGAGGAGTCCCAGGCGGGAATGTGATTCCGAGGGCCCGGGGAGGGCCCTGAGGAGGAGCTTGGCCTGGGGAGGCCGGACTTCCGTGACACaacagacacaaaagacaaagtCCATTTGGATGGAAGTGGGAGCGGGGCGAGACATGTCATTTTCACTCTGTGGTCAAAGGAAATGACTGGTCTGACTCGGTCTGGGAGCGGGGCGCCCAGGTACGGCCACTTAATTTGGGACTAGCGGGTGCTGACTGGTTGTCGCTCCAGATAGAGGGGACACTGGCAGGCACGCTTGACGTCTGGTTTGATATTGTGAAGATTCGTCCAGCTGCTGTGGAGTGACTTTTCAAGCCGGCCTCCGAAAGAGGTGGTTGAGTTGTGGGGTGCAAAGGTCTAGGTCAAACGTAGTTTTCCAGGATATTTTAATAGAGGGAATTCAGGACCCCTTTCAAGTTTGACCTGTGGGAAAATCTCATGGCCTGGAGAGTTAGGAAGGCAGGAGAGGGGCTAAAGCCTGGGCCAGTGTGGAAGGGCAGCCACAGTTGGAGTTAAGTCGTGGGTAAGGCGGAGGCTTTCAAAATGTGTGGGAACTTTGGAAAGGCATCCAATGCAGCTCTGCCCCTCCACACATCCCCCCATGAGTCATTTGGGGTCATTGGTCTGATGGGAGGTCTGAAATTTAAACAGCTTTCTCCTCTAAATCTGGAGTCACTGTGGTTGTAAAGAATGGGACTGAGGTGCTAGGACAAGGGATATGAGATAAATAGCACTGGGGACTCAGGCAGATCTGGACTCGACTTTTATGGGAAAGAGAAATGGTTGCTGTGTTGGAGAAATGGTTGCTTGGACATCATCTTATGACTCTGCTTTTTCCCATCTCTTAGGGTCTAAGGATAACTCTGGGGCCATGACGGCCATGATTCTCACAGAGAACTCCAAGACTTCTGTGCTGCGAGTAAGCGGACTTGTTCTGAGACCTTTGCCCTAGAGGATGGCCAAGGGGCTCCTGGTGACCTATGCCCTCTGGGCTGTGGGGGGCCCTGCTGGCCTTCACCACCTGTACCTGGGAAGGGACAGCCACGCCCTGCTCTGGATGCTGACCCTGGGGGGAGGTGGGCTGGGCTGGCTCTGGGAGTTCTGGAAGCTCCCAAGCTTTGTAGCTCAGGCCAACAGAGCCCAGGGGCAGAGGCAGAGCCCCAGAGGGGTGACACCCCCTCTGAGTCCCATTCGCTTTGCTGCCCAGGTGATCGTTGGCATCTATTTTGGCCTTGTGGCACTGATTAGCCTTTCATCCATGGTCAACTTCTATATTGTGGCCCTCCCACTGGCAGTTGGCTTAGGGGTCTTGCTGGTGGCTGCTGTTGGCAATCAGACCTCAGACTTTAAGAACACTCTGGTGGCGGCATTTCTCACTTCACCTATATTCTATGGCCGCCCCATAGCCATACTGCCCATTAGTGTGGCCGCCAGCATTACAGCTCAGAAGCATCGCCGCTACAAAGCTTTGGTGGTGTCAGAGCCGTTCAGTGTGCGGCTCTACCGGCTGGGCTTGGCTTACCTTGCTTTCACAGGCCCACTGGCATACAGTGCCCTCTGCAACACAGCTGCCACCCTCAGCTATGTGGCAGAAACCCTTGGCTCCTTCTTGAATTGGTTCAGCTTCTTCCCCCTTCTTGGCCGCCTCATGGAGTTTGTCCTCCTTCTGCCTTACCGGATCTGGAGGCTACTGATGGGAGATACTGGCTTCAACAGCAGCTACTTCCAGGAGTGGGAGAAGCTCTATGAATTTGTTCACAGTTTTCAGGATGAGAAGTGTCAGCTGGCTTACCAGGTAAGGCTTTCTTCCCTCAGTCCTGTCTGGTGGCTCTGGTGGCCCTCATGTGGAAGCACTGTACTTACGTCTGTTGGCCAGGTGCCAGAAGGATGTTCTGGCTTCTTTGGATATCTGTTTGCAATGGGCAAAGGTTACGGAGGCTGTAATAGTAGAGTaggaaaaatatatgtgtatattatttactttttattgaggTACAACATATATACGGTGCACTAATTTTATGTGTACCCCACTCAGATCAAGGGATGGAACATTTCCAGCACTAAGAAGGTTCTTTTATTCTCCTTCTCGGCCTATACTCCCACCTTCAGAGGTTATCTCTATTCTGACTTTAGTCACCATACGTTAGTTTtgctcattcttcttcttttttatttttttaagatagtcttgctctgtcgcgcaggctggagtgcagtggctctatcttggctcactgcaagctctgcctcccaggttcatgccattctcttgcctcagcctcccaagtagctgggactataggcacgtgccaccacgcctggctaatttttcgtatttttagtagagacagggtttcactgtgttaaccaggatggtcttgatctcctgaccttgtgatctgcccgcctcggcctcccaaagtgttgggattacaggcgtgagccaacatgcccggtCCAGTTTTGCTCATTCTTGAGCTCCAAAAAAGTGGAAACATCCATTATGTGTTCTTTTGTATTTGgcatctttcttctttcattcaac encodes the following:
- the DNAJC22 gene encoding dnaJ homolog subfamily C member 22 isoform X2, with product MAKGLLVTYALWAVGGPAGLHHLYLGRDSHALLWMLTLGGGGLGWLWEFWKLPSFVAQANRAQGQRQSPRGVTPPLSPIRFAAQVIVGIYFGLVALISLSSMVNFYIVALPLAVGLGVLLVAAVGNQTSDFKNTLVAAFLTSPIFYGRPIAILPISVAASITAQKHRRYKALVVSEPFSVRLYRLGLAYLAFTGPLAYSALCNTAATLSYVAETLGSFLNWFSFFPLLGRLMEFVLLLPYRIWRLLMGDTGFNSSYFQEWEKLYEFVHSFQDEKCQLAYQAGILT
- the DNAJC22 gene encoding dnaJ homolog subfamily C member 22 isoform X1, producing the protein MAKGLLVTYALWAVGGPAGLHHLYLGRDSHALLWMLTLGGGGLGWLWEFWKLPSFVAQANRAQGQRQSPRGVTPPLSPIRFAAQVIVGIYFGLVALISLSSMVNFYIVALPLAVGLGVLLVAAVGNQTSDFKNTLVAAFLTSPIFYGRPIAILPISVAASITAQKHRRYKALVVSEPFSVRLYRLGLAYLAFTGPLAYSALCNTAATLSYVAETLGSFLNWFSFFPLLGRLMEFVLLLPYRIWRLLMGDTGFNSSYFQEWEKLYEFVHSFQDEKCQLAYQVLGLSEGATNEEIHRSYRELVKVWHPDHNLDQTEEAQRHFLEIQAAYEVLSQPRKPRGSRR